A window of Cynocephalus volans isolate mCynVol1 chromosome 3, mCynVol1.pri, whole genome shotgun sequence genomic DNA:
gaaagagaacgacccagagagagagaagaagccagacataaagggGAGGGGGatgagaggaaagagggagaaagatggATGAAGTCACGcagaaaaggggggggggaggagaatacgaaaaagaagaaaaggaaactcagAAATAGGTTAAGTCAGgcagaaaagggagggagagacagaggcaggaagaagaagaaaagagagaagaaaaacccAGAAAGACAGATGAATTCAGGCAGAAAAGGGACGGggaggagggagacagagggGAGAGGTGGAGAGGTAGTAACAGATTTGCCAGCAAGAGGGCtcgggaaagaaaaaaagattcgcagaagagaggaagggaagggcagggcgaaaaagaaaaggagagaaagggagaggatcAGTAGATAAGTTGAGAGAAAAATAGTGAGAGTGATTGAGAGAAATAGAGGGGGAAAATATgccaggagagagaaaaatagaccGAGGAAGAGCGAAAAAGacgaagaaaaagagggagagaaaatcaGGTCgagaaacagaaattttaaaaacagcagaGAGAATggggcaaaataataaaataacaacacaGAGAAGGAGAGTTAGAGAACTAGCGAGAGAAACGGAGACCAAAGCAGGCAGGAGGCGCAGCGCACCGGGGTCGCAGGCGGCCGCGTCTGAAcgccccccccccttttatttccttccaccCCCGCAGGAGTTGTCCGGGCCTCCAGCATCTTCCCCATCCTTAGCGCCATCCTGCTGCTGCTCGGGGGCGTGTGCGTGGCAGCCTCCCGCGTCTACAAGTCCAAGAGGAACATCATTCTGGGCGCAGGAATCCTGTTCGTTGCAGCAGgtgagaggcagagggagggggcGGCGGACCCGGGCGGTGCAcctgcgcgcgcgcgcgcacgtgtgtgtgtgtgtgtctgcacgtgtgtgtgtgtgtgtgtgtgtgtgtctgcaaagtgtgtgtgtgtgtgtctgcaaagtgtgtgtgtgtgtgcgcgcgcgcgcgcgcgtctGCAAAGCTACCCTGCCCCGAGCGCCCCGTGGGGCCCAAGCCTTCCTAGGCTCTTCCTAATCTCCGTCGCCACCCGCTGGGTAAGGTCGGTGTAGTTTTCCGAAGTGAACCAGTACAGACAGGTGTCTGGCGCTTAATCAAGGATTCCGGACGCTTAGGTTCCAAATTCCGTGTTcctggagacagaggggaggaGTTTGGGCAAGGGGGTGCGACCGTGTGACAGAATCGGAGTCTTTCGGATAGGGAGGAGGGCTGAGCATTGCGGGGAGGAGCCAGGAGAGGGAGATGGTTTGGAGGCGATGGGGAGGAGCCGGTCTGTTTAAAGGGGCGGGACCTCGTAGACCCTGGTGGTTCCAGGAAAGGGCTTGGCCTCGGAAACCATCCGGGCCCAGGAACTGGAAACTAAAGGGGATGGTCTAGGAGACAGAGTGGGCCTGGGTCCGTTGCCATTTTGAGGAGGAGAGGCTAGAAAAGAAGGTGCAATACCTGGAAAATTCACAGGGGGAGAGGTTATACCATTAAAGGCTCAGAGCGTCAATCTGGCTGATTCACGAGGCTGGACCAAGGCCAGAATCAGGGACTGGCCATCTCAACATCTAGGGCCTAGAGAGCAAGGACTGGAAGACTCAAGAGGCAAACTATTAAGGGGTTAGACTTCCTTTCTATCCTAAATGAGTAGTGTTGGAAAATTCCAGGGGGCAGAGCTTCTTTGAAACGGTGGAATACAGATGAGAAGGGAGGAGGAtttagcatatttatttatttattaagagattaccagtaaggggatctcaacccttggcttggtgttgtgagcaccacgctcagccagtgagccaaccggccatccctctgtaggatccgaacccgtggccttggtgttatcaacaccacactctcccgagtgagccacgagctagCCCAAGATTTAGCATATTTAAAGAGcagggtgttctttggtgatgggTCTAGATCTGTAGGGGGCGGGGCTTGGAGGACCTGAAAGGCGGCGCTAGTTAGACCTGGGACAGGGGGAGAAGCCTGGCCTAGACCCTCAGGGGGCGTGGTTTGGCAACCTGGAGATGGGGCCTAGAGTAGAGGGGGAGACAATTTTCTAATAAAGGCAAATTTTAGAGCGGCCCGGGAGGGCCTAGAATAGATAGTCAGGCTGGGATTATATCATGAAGGGAGAATTTCGATCAGTAATGGGAGGGCCTAGACAGTCAGAGTGGGATTACATCATTAACAGTTCAAACAAGCAGAGGTAGGGGGCCAGGGGAAAATCCAGGTTTATAATATTAAGGGTGAAGTTAGACCAACTAGGGCAGGCCTGGAAACCCTGGTTGGGACCATCTCATCAAGGGTGATTTTAGACCAGCAAGTGCTGGGCCTGGACTACCTGGGGGTGAGGTTCAGAGCATCTGGGGGTGGGGCGTGGACTAGCTGGGGAAGAGTTTGGACCATCTAGGGCGGGGTTTGGGTCAACCAGGGCCGGGTCTGGACCACTGCGGGAGGGTGTTCCAGACCACCTAGGGTAGAGAGTAGACCAGCCAGGGCTGTGTTTCGTCCAGCAGAGTGGGGACCTGGGCTAGCTAGGGGTGGGGCTTAGCCCATCCGGGATGCAGAGCCTAGATTATCTGGGGACGGGGCCTGGACCAACTGGGGGTGGAGTTTAGATCAACGGAGGGGTGGGCCCTAGACGATGTGgggcagattttattttttgtttcgttttgtttggCGGCTGGTGGGTGAGGGCatccgagcccttgaccttggtgttatgacaccgcGCTCTACCAAGTTTGGGGCAAATTTTAGACCAGCCAGGGCAGGGCCCGGTCCAGCGAGCAAGGAGTTTATAGCACCTTGAGTGGGACTTGGCCCATccagggcaggggtggagggcagGAGGGTCAGGGGGTGTGGCCCACTGGGGAGGAGCCTAGAACACCTGGGGGTGGGGTTTAGACCAGTGGGGGGGGAGGCAGTACCGGACcgcggggagggggaggggcggggccggggcggccTCGGGGCTCCCATCTGACCGTTCCCGCCAGGCCTGAGCAACATCATCGGCGTGATCGTGTACATCTCGGCCAACGCGGGCGAGCCGGGCCCGAAGCGGGACGAGGAGAAGAAAAACCACTACTCGTACGGCTGGTCCTTCTACTTCGGCGGGCTGTCGTTCATCCTGGCCGAGGTGATCGGCGTGCTGGCCGTCAACATCTACATCGAACGCAGCCGCGAGGCGCACTGCCAGTCTCGCTCGGACCTGCTCAAGGCCGGCGGGGGCGCGGGCGGCAGTGGCGGGAGCGGCCCCTCGGCCATCCTCCGTCTGCCCAGTTACCGCTTCCGCTACCGCCGCCGCTCCCGCTCTAGCTCCCGCTCCAGCGAGCCGTCGCCGTCGCGGGACGCGTCTCCCGGCGGCCCGGGGGGCCCGGGCTTCGCCTCCACGGACATCTCCATGTACACGCTCAGCCGCGACCCGTCCAAGGGCAGCGTGGCCGCCGGGCTGGCTGGGgccggcggcggtggcggcgccGCCGGGGCGTACGGCGGCTCGGCTGGGGGCGCCGGGGGCGGCGGCAGCGGGGCGGGCGCCGAGCGGGACCGCGGGGGGGCGTCCGGCTTCCTCACGCTGCACAACGCCTTCCCCAAGGAGGCTGGCGGTGGCGTGACGGTCACGGTCACCGGGCCGCCCGCCGCGCCCGCGcccgcgccgcccgcgcccgccgCGCCCGCTCCCGGGACCCTGGCCAAGGAGGCCGCCGCCTCCAACACCAACACGCTCAACAGGAAAACCACGCCCGTGTAGGGGCGCGGCGGGGGAGCCAAGGGGGCGTGTCCGGG
This region includes:
- the CACNG8 gene encoding voltage-dependent calcium channel gamma-8 subunit, encoding MTIAISTDYWLYTRALICNTTNLTAGDDAPAHRGAAGSSEKKDPGGLTHSGLWRICCLEGLKRGVCVKINHFPEDTDYDHDSAEYLLRVVRASSIFPILSAILLLLGGVCVAASRVYKSKRNIILGAGILFVAAGLSNIIGVIVYISANAGEPGPKRDEEKKNHYSYGWSFYFGGLSFILAEVIGVLAVNIYIERSREAHCQSRSDLLKAGGGAGGSGGSGPSAILRLPSYRFRYRRRSRSSSRSSEPSPSRDASPGGPGGPGFASTDISMYTLSRDPSKGSVAAGLAGAGGGGGAAGAYGGSAGGAGGGGSGAGAERDRGGASGFLTLHNAFPKEAGGGVTVTVTGPPAAPAPAPPAPAAPAPGTLAKEAAASNTNTLNRKTTPV